The following are encoded in a window of Cucurbita pepo subsp. pepo cultivar mu-cu-16 chromosome LG12, ASM280686v2, whole genome shotgun sequence genomic DNA:
- the LOC111806582 gene encoding uncharacterized protein LOC111806582 isoform X1 — protein MDSMDSMEKDNLNLRSKLSGFISDDENEESRCLGTIRSDANFNGLHEEYSAASGFHHSQFPDPSVSSHPNLAGSFSDSISYTDIDWSFDGSRLGLSSQKWSHSIYANPKNKTNASFSIRSPELASICRVPARTHEAEGIHRVTNNHNFHSAECEDQIDLNITAICSALQPHGLEELDAEALDVGCQTKATTAVNKADKISGFKDNSGDIPNLTTFPQNSVGVRCSNFINFSLHQSSVFQPSIIVGGDNPFPTPSFTDDSGLTPAVVQSDEDILNSLKNAPPPTTESVNSKIELSSQCWFTDLESCLLRRDQSQRPSEQKSPPDVRNFASEFPTFAPSLGISATISVPDQSVELVQSAGPSQPPQNVGNALASVSGNQDAREFGTVEDSGIAKSNPNPPVFTSSPVSANTDISFQAHLAQVLSVSVSPDITSHVVIQPQKTEIDPNQVYQPIISESVPLVSSKFEDLRDRSFRRSRTSRCYIKCRDLDQTPKLSGERCFICKRDLSFKPEGSLILPKIPPTVAVLPCSHVFHGLCLERVTPQNQAEDPPCLPCAVGDT, from the exons ATGGATTC GATGGACTCGATGGAAAAGGATAATCTGAACCTACGAAGTAAGCTGTCTGGTTTTATTTCTGacgatgaaaatgaagaatcgAGATGCCTTGGTACAATCAGAAGTGATGCTAACTTCAATGGGCTCCATGAAGAATACAGTGCAGCTTCTGGATTCCATCATTCCCAATTTCCAGATCCATCTGTCTCCTCTCATCCAAACCTTGCTGGATCCTTCTCTGATTCAATTTCATACACTGATATTGATTGGTCATTTGATGGCTCCCGATTGGGATTAAGCTCTCAAAAGTGGTCTCACAGCATTTATGCTAATCCCAAAAATAagacaaatgcttcttttagtATCAGAAGTCCAGAACTTGCCAGTATTTGTAGAGTCCCAGCAAGAACTCACGAAGCTGAAGGCATACATAGAGTAACAAACAATCATAATTTTCACTCCGCGGAATGTGAGGACCAAATCGATCTTAACATTACTGCAATTTGCAGTGCACTCCAACCTCATGGTTTAGAAGAACTAGATGCTGAGGCTTTAGATGTTGGATGTCAGACAAAAGCCACCACGGCTGTTAACAAGGCAGATAAGATCTCAGGCTTTAAAGACAATTCAGGGGACATTCCTAACCTTACAACCTTTCCTCAGAACTCTGTAGGAGTAAGATGtagtaattttattaattttagtttgCACCAATCATCTGTATTCCAACCATCTATTATAGTTGGTGGGGATAACCCTTTTCCCACGCCAAGCTTTACAGATGATTCAGGTCTTACTCCTGCAGTAGTACAGAGCGATGAGGATATCCTCAACTCGCTTAAAAATGCTCCTCCTCCCACGACAGAATCTGTTAACAGCAAAATTGAGCTATCCTCACAATGCTGGTTTACTGACTTAGAATCTTGTTTGCTTAGAAGGGATCAAAGTCAGCGGCCTTCTGAACAGAAATCTCCTCCTGATGTTAGGAACTTCGCATCTGAATTTCCAACATTTGCTCCTTCCCTTGGGATCTCTGCAACCATCTCTGTTCCAGATCAGTCAG TTGAGCTTGTTCAATCTGCTGGCCCGTCTCAACCTCCCCAAAACGTTGGCAATGCTCTCGCTTCTG TTTCAGGAAATCAAGATGCAAGAGAATTTGGGACAGTTGAAGATTCTGGTATTGCTAAATCAAATCCTAATCCACCAGTGTTCACTTCTTCCCCGGTCTCGGCAAATACTGACATATCATTTCAAGCCCATCTTGCGCAGGTTCTATCTGTCTCTGTCTCACCTGATATAACTTCACATGTTGTAATTCAACCTCAGAAAACCGAAATTGACCCAAATCAGGTTTACCAACCAATCATTAGTGAGAGCGTTCCACTTGTTTCTTCCAAGTTTGAAGATCTACGAGATCGTTCTTTCCGACGCTCAAGGACCTCACGTTGTTACATAAAATGCCGAG ATTTGGATCAAACTCCCAAATTAAGTGGAGAGAGATGCTTCATATGTAAGAGGGATCTTTCATTCAAACCAGAAGGCTCACTTATCCTTCCAAAAATTCCACCAACTGTGGCAGTACTGCCATGTAGCCACGTGTTTCATGGCCTCTGTTTGGAACGCGTCACTCCTCAAAACCAAGCTGAAGATCCTCCCTGTCTTCCGTGTGCTGTTGGCGACACTTGA
- the LOC111807109 gene encoding mitogen-activated protein kinase kinase kinase 17-like, whose amino-acid sequence MAVKSAEVSVSKSLQKEKQIYDNLKGCNSLIQCFGEEITTDRNGRMIYNLLLEIAVGGSLAHRINHTGGKGLAENEVGRYTKTIIKGLIHIHRRGYVHCDLKPANILLLPTNTAKGARLVAKICDLGLARRGSETRHGNCFGGTLSYMAPETLIHRVQESPSDIWALGCLVLEMLTGNRPWAATDKAGIVKSITQNCGMPEIPEGVSKEASGFLKNCFVRNPEYRFTAEMLMTVPFVAAAEEEE is encoded by the exons ATGGCGGTCAAATCTGCGGAAGTTTCCGTTTCTAAATCCCTTCAGAAGGAGAAACAAATTTATGATAACTTGAAAGGATGCAATTCCTTGATCCAATGCTTTGGAGAAGAAATTACTACCGATCGCAACGGTCGAATGATTTATAATTTGCTGTTGGAGATCGCCGTGGGTGGATCTCTCGCTCATCGCATCAATCACACAG GTGGAAAGGGATTAGCAGAAAACGAGGTTGGGAGGTACACGAAGACAATAATCAAAGGCCTAATTCACATCCACAGAAGAGGGTACGTTCACTGTGATTTGAAGCCTGCAAATATCTTGTTGCTGCCCACCAACACAGCCAAGGGCGCCCGATTGGTGGCCAAGATTTGTGATTTGGGGTTGGCCAGGAGAGGCAGCGAGACAAGGCATGGCAATTGTTTTGGAGGGACGCTGTCGTACATGGCGCCAGAGACATTGATTCACCGCGTGCAAGAGTCGCCCAGTGATATTTGGGCACTTGGCTGCCTTGTGCTGGAAATGCTCACCGGAAACCGCCCCTGGGCCGCCACGGACAAGGCTGGGATAGTGAAAAGCATTACTCAGAATTGCGGAATGCCGGAGATTCCAGAAGGGGTGTCGAAAGAGGCAAGTGGGTTTTTGAAGAATTGCTTTGTGAGGAATCCGGAGTACAGATTCACGGCGGAGATGCTTATGACTGTGCCGTTtgtggcggcggcggaggaggaggag
- the LOC111806582 gene encoding uncharacterized protein LOC111806582 isoform X5 yields MDSMDSMEKDNLNLRSKLSGFISDDENEESRCLGTIRSDANFNGLHEEYSAASGFHHSQFPDPSVSSHPNLAGSFSDSISYTDIDWSFDGSRLGLSSQKWSHSIYANPKNKTNASFSIRSPELASICRVPARTHEAEGIHRVTNNHNFHSAECEDQIDLNITAICSALQPHGLEELDAEALDVGCQTKATTAVNKADKISGFKDNSGDIPNLTTFPQNSVGVRCSNFINFSLHQSSVFQPSIIVGGDNPFPTPSFTDDSGLTPAVVQSDEDILNSLKNAPPPTTESVNSKIELSSQCWFTDLESCLLRRDQSQRPSEQKSPPDVRNFASEFPTFAPSLGISATISVPDQSVELVQSAGPSQPPQNVGNALASGNQDAREFGTVEDSGSICLCLT; encoded by the exons ATGGATTC GATGGACTCGATGGAAAAGGATAATCTGAACCTACGAAGTAAGCTGTCTGGTTTTATTTCTGacgatgaaaatgaagaatcgAGATGCCTTGGTACAATCAGAAGTGATGCTAACTTCAATGGGCTCCATGAAGAATACAGTGCAGCTTCTGGATTCCATCATTCCCAATTTCCAGATCCATCTGTCTCCTCTCATCCAAACCTTGCTGGATCCTTCTCTGATTCAATTTCATACACTGATATTGATTGGTCATTTGATGGCTCCCGATTGGGATTAAGCTCTCAAAAGTGGTCTCACAGCATTTATGCTAATCCCAAAAATAagacaaatgcttcttttagtATCAGAAGTCCAGAACTTGCCAGTATTTGTAGAGTCCCAGCAAGAACTCACGAAGCTGAAGGCATACATAGAGTAACAAACAATCATAATTTTCACTCCGCGGAATGTGAGGACCAAATCGATCTTAACATTACTGCAATTTGCAGTGCACTCCAACCTCATGGTTTAGAAGAACTAGATGCTGAGGCTTTAGATGTTGGATGTCAGACAAAAGCCACCACGGCTGTTAACAAGGCAGATAAGATCTCAGGCTTTAAAGACAATTCAGGGGACATTCCTAACCTTACAACCTTTCCTCAGAACTCTGTAGGAGTAAGATGtagtaattttattaattttagtttgCACCAATCATCTGTATTCCAACCATCTATTATAGTTGGTGGGGATAACCCTTTTCCCACGCCAAGCTTTACAGATGATTCAGGTCTTACTCCTGCAGTAGTACAGAGCGATGAGGATATCCTCAACTCGCTTAAAAATGCTCCTCCTCCCACGACAGAATCTGTTAACAGCAAAATTGAGCTATCCTCACAATGCTGGTTTACTGACTTAGAATCTTGTTTGCTTAGAAGGGATCAAAGTCAGCGGCCTTCTGAACAGAAATCTCCTCCTGATGTTAGGAACTTCGCATCTGAATTTCCAACATTTGCTCCTTCCCTTGGGATCTCTGCAACCATCTCTGTTCCAGATCAGTCAG TTGAGCTTGTTCAATCTGCTGGCCCGTCTCAACCTCCCCAAAACGTTGGCAATGCTCTCGCTTCTG GAAATCAAGATGCAAGAGAATTTGGGACAGTTGAAGATTCTG GTTCTATCTGTCTCTGTCTCACCTGA
- the LOC111806582 gene encoding uncharacterized protein LOC111806582 isoform X2: protein MDSMDSMEKDNLNLRSKLSGFISDDENEESRCLGTIRSDANFNGLHEEYSAASGFHHSQFPDPSVSSHPNLAGSFSDSISYTDIDWSFDGSRLGLSSQKWSHSIYANPKNKTNASFSIRSPELASICRVPARTHEAEGIHRVTNNHNFHSAECEDQIDLNITAICSALQPHGLEELDAEALDVGCQTKATTAVNKADKISGFKDNSGDIPNLTTFPQNSVGVRCSNFINFSLHQSSVFQPSIIVGGDNPFPTPSFTDDSGLTPAVVQSDEDILNSLKNAPPPTTESVNSKIELSSQCWFTDLESCLLRRDQSQRPSEQKSPPDVRNFASEFPTFAPSLGISATISVPDQSVELVQSAGPSQPPQNVGNALASGNQDAREFGTVEDSGIAKSNPNPPVFTSSPVSANTDISFQAHLAQVLSVSVSPDITSHVVIQPQKTEIDPNQVYQPIISESVPLVSSKFEDLRDRSFRRSRTSRCYIKCRDLDQTPKLSGERCFICKRDLSFKPEGSLILPKIPPTVAVLPCSHVFHGLCLERVTPQNQAEDPPCLPCAVGDT from the exons ATGGATTC GATGGACTCGATGGAAAAGGATAATCTGAACCTACGAAGTAAGCTGTCTGGTTTTATTTCTGacgatgaaaatgaagaatcgAGATGCCTTGGTACAATCAGAAGTGATGCTAACTTCAATGGGCTCCATGAAGAATACAGTGCAGCTTCTGGATTCCATCATTCCCAATTTCCAGATCCATCTGTCTCCTCTCATCCAAACCTTGCTGGATCCTTCTCTGATTCAATTTCATACACTGATATTGATTGGTCATTTGATGGCTCCCGATTGGGATTAAGCTCTCAAAAGTGGTCTCACAGCATTTATGCTAATCCCAAAAATAagacaaatgcttcttttagtATCAGAAGTCCAGAACTTGCCAGTATTTGTAGAGTCCCAGCAAGAACTCACGAAGCTGAAGGCATACATAGAGTAACAAACAATCATAATTTTCACTCCGCGGAATGTGAGGACCAAATCGATCTTAACATTACTGCAATTTGCAGTGCACTCCAACCTCATGGTTTAGAAGAACTAGATGCTGAGGCTTTAGATGTTGGATGTCAGACAAAAGCCACCACGGCTGTTAACAAGGCAGATAAGATCTCAGGCTTTAAAGACAATTCAGGGGACATTCCTAACCTTACAACCTTTCCTCAGAACTCTGTAGGAGTAAGATGtagtaattttattaattttagtttgCACCAATCATCTGTATTCCAACCATCTATTATAGTTGGTGGGGATAACCCTTTTCCCACGCCAAGCTTTACAGATGATTCAGGTCTTACTCCTGCAGTAGTACAGAGCGATGAGGATATCCTCAACTCGCTTAAAAATGCTCCTCCTCCCACGACAGAATCTGTTAACAGCAAAATTGAGCTATCCTCACAATGCTGGTTTACTGACTTAGAATCTTGTTTGCTTAGAAGGGATCAAAGTCAGCGGCCTTCTGAACAGAAATCTCCTCCTGATGTTAGGAACTTCGCATCTGAATTTCCAACATTTGCTCCTTCCCTTGGGATCTCTGCAACCATCTCTGTTCCAGATCAGTCAG TTGAGCTTGTTCAATCTGCTGGCCCGTCTCAACCTCCCCAAAACGTTGGCAATGCTCTCGCTTCTG GAAATCAAGATGCAAGAGAATTTGGGACAGTTGAAGATTCTGGTATTGCTAAATCAAATCCTAATCCACCAGTGTTCACTTCTTCCCCGGTCTCGGCAAATACTGACATATCATTTCAAGCCCATCTTGCGCAGGTTCTATCTGTCTCTGTCTCACCTGATATAACTTCACATGTTGTAATTCAACCTCAGAAAACCGAAATTGACCCAAATCAGGTTTACCAACCAATCATTAGTGAGAGCGTTCCACTTGTTTCTTCCAAGTTTGAAGATCTACGAGATCGTTCTTTCCGACGCTCAAGGACCTCACGTTGTTACATAAAATGCCGAG ATTTGGATCAAACTCCCAAATTAAGTGGAGAGAGATGCTTCATATGTAAGAGGGATCTTTCATTCAAACCAGAAGGCTCACTTATCCTTCCAAAAATTCCACCAACTGTGGCAGTACTGCCATGTAGCCACGTGTTTCATGGCCTCTGTTTGGAACGCGTCACTCCTCAAAACCAAGCTGAAGATCCTCCCTGTCTTCCGTGTGCTGTTGGCGACACTTGA
- the LOC111806582 gene encoding uncharacterized protein LOC111806582 isoform X4, which produces MDSMDSMEKDNLNLRSKLSGFISDDENEESRCLGTIRSDANFNGLHEEYSAASGFHHSQFPDPSVSSHPNLAGSFSDSISYTDIDWSFDGSRLGLSSQKWSHSIYANPKNKTNASFSIRSPELASICRVPARTHEAEGIHRVTNNHNFHSAECEDQIDLNITAICSALQPHGLEELDAEALDVGCQTKATTAVNKADKISGFKDNSGDIPNLTTFPQNSVGVRCSNFINFSLHQSSVFQPSIIVGGDNPFPTPSFTDDSGLTPAVVQSDEDILNSLKNAPPPTTESVNSKIELSSQCWFTDLESCLLRRDQSQRPSEQKSPPDVRNFASEFPTFAPSLGISATISVPDQSVELVQSAGPSQPPQNVGNALASVSGNQDAREFGTVEDSGSICLCLT; this is translated from the exons ATGGATTC GATGGACTCGATGGAAAAGGATAATCTGAACCTACGAAGTAAGCTGTCTGGTTTTATTTCTGacgatgaaaatgaagaatcgAGATGCCTTGGTACAATCAGAAGTGATGCTAACTTCAATGGGCTCCATGAAGAATACAGTGCAGCTTCTGGATTCCATCATTCCCAATTTCCAGATCCATCTGTCTCCTCTCATCCAAACCTTGCTGGATCCTTCTCTGATTCAATTTCATACACTGATATTGATTGGTCATTTGATGGCTCCCGATTGGGATTAAGCTCTCAAAAGTGGTCTCACAGCATTTATGCTAATCCCAAAAATAagacaaatgcttcttttagtATCAGAAGTCCAGAACTTGCCAGTATTTGTAGAGTCCCAGCAAGAACTCACGAAGCTGAAGGCATACATAGAGTAACAAACAATCATAATTTTCACTCCGCGGAATGTGAGGACCAAATCGATCTTAACATTACTGCAATTTGCAGTGCACTCCAACCTCATGGTTTAGAAGAACTAGATGCTGAGGCTTTAGATGTTGGATGTCAGACAAAAGCCACCACGGCTGTTAACAAGGCAGATAAGATCTCAGGCTTTAAAGACAATTCAGGGGACATTCCTAACCTTACAACCTTTCCTCAGAACTCTGTAGGAGTAAGATGtagtaattttattaattttagtttgCACCAATCATCTGTATTCCAACCATCTATTATAGTTGGTGGGGATAACCCTTTTCCCACGCCAAGCTTTACAGATGATTCAGGTCTTACTCCTGCAGTAGTACAGAGCGATGAGGATATCCTCAACTCGCTTAAAAATGCTCCTCCTCCCACGACAGAATCTGTTAACAGCAAAATTGAGCTATCCTCACAATGCTGGTTTACTGACTTAGAATCTTGTTTGCTTAGAAGGGATCAAAGTCAGCGGCCTTCTGAACAGAAATCTCCTCCTGATGTTAGGAACTTCGCATCTGAATTTCCAACATTTGCTCCTTCCCTTGGGATCTCTGCAACCATCTCTGTTCCAGATCAGTCAG TTGAGCTTGTTCAATCTGCTGGCCCGTCTCAACCTCCCCAAAACGTTGGCAATGCTCTCGCTTCTG TTTCAGGAAATCAAGATGCAAGAGAATTTGGGACAGTTGAAGATTCTG GTTCTATCTGTCTCTGTCTCACCTGA
- the LOC111806582 gene encoding uncharacterized protein LOC111806582 isoform X3, with protein MDSMDSMEKDNLNLRSKLSGFISDDENEESRCLGTIRSDANFNGLHEEYSAASGFHHSQFPDPSVSSHPNLAGSFSDSISYTDIDWSFDGSRLGLSSQKWSHSIYANPKNKTNASFSIRSPELASICRVPARTHEAEGIHRVTNNHNFHSAECEDQIDLNITAICSALQPHGLEELDAEALDVGCQTKATTAVNKADKISGFKDNSGDIPNLTTFPQNSVGVRCSNFINFSLHQSSVFQPSIIVGGDNPFPTPSFTDDSGLTPAVVQSDEDILNSLKNAPPPTTESVNSKIELSSQCWFTDLESCLLRRDQSQRPSEQKSPPDVRNFASEFPTFAPSLGISATISVPDQSVELVQSAGPSQPPQNVGNALASVSGNQDAREFGTVEDSGIAKSNPNPPVFTSSPVSANTDISFQAHLAQVYQPIISESVPLVSSKFEDLRDRSFRRSRTSRCYIKCRDLDQTPKLSGERCFICKRDLSFKPEGSLILPKIPPTVAVLPCSHVFHGLCLERVTPQNQAEDPPCLPCAVGDT; from the exons ATGGATTC GATGGACTCGATGGAAAAGGATAATCTGAACCTACGAAGTAAGCTGTCTGGTTTTATTTCTGacgatgaaaatgaagaatcgAGATGCCTTGGTACAATCAGAAGTGATGCTAACTTCAATGGGCTCCATGAAGAATACAGTGCAGCTTCTGGATTCCATCATTCCCAATTTCCAGATCCATCTGTCTCCTCTCATCCAAACCTTGCTGGATCCTTCTCTGATTCAATTTCATACACTGATATTGATTGGTCATTTGATGGCTCCCGATTGGGATTAAGCTCTCAAAAGTGGTCTCACAGCATTTATGCTAATCCCAAAAATAagacaaatgcttcttttagtATCAGAAGTCCAGAACTTGCCAGTATTTGTAGAGTCCCAGCAAGAACTCACGAAGCTGAAGGCATACATAGAGTAACAAACAATCATAATTTTCACTCCGCGGAATGTGAGGACCAAATCGATCTTAACATTACTGCAATTTGCAGTGCACTCCAACCTCATGGTTTAGAAGAACTAGATGCTGAGGCTTTAGATGTTGGATGTCAGACAAAAGCCACCACGGCTGTTAACAAGGCAGATAAGATCTCAGGCTTTAAAGACAATTCAGGGGACATTCCTAACCTTACAACCTTTCCTCAGAACTCTGTAGGAGTAAGATGtagtaattttattaattttagtttgCACCAATCATCTGTATTCCAACCATCTATTATAGTTGGTGGGGATAACCCTTTTCCCACGCCAAGCTTTACAGATGATTCAGGTCTTACTCCTGCAGTAGTACAGAGCGATGAGGATATCCTCAACTCGCTTAAAAATGCTCCTCCTCCCACGACAGAATCTGTTAACAGCAAAATTGAGCTATCCTCACAATGCTGGTTTACTGACTTAGAATCTTGTTTGCTTAGAAGGGATCAAAGTCAGCGGCCTTCTGAACAGAAATCTCCTCCTGATGTTAGGAACTTCGCATCTGAATTTCCAACATTTGCTCCTTCCCTTGGGATCTCTGCAACCATCTCTGTTCCAGATCAGTCAG TTGAGCTTGTTCAATCTGCTGGCCCGTCTCAACCTCCCCAAAACGTTGGCAATGCTCTCGCTTCTG TTTCAGGAAATCAAGATGCAAGAGAATTTGGGACAGTTGAAGATTCTGGTATTGCTAAATCAAATCCTAATCCACCAGTGTTCACTTCTTCCCCGGTCTCGGCAAATACTGACATATCATTTCAAGCCCATCTTGCGCAG GTTTACCAACCAATCATTAGTGAGAGCGTTCCACTTGTTTCTTCCAAGTTTGAAGATCTACGAGATCGTTCTTTCCGACGCTCAAGGACCTCACGTTGTTACATAAAATGCCGAG ATTTGGATCAAACTCCCAAATTAAGTGGAGAGAGATGCTTCATATGTAAGAGGGATCTTTCATTCAAACCAGAAGGCTCACTTATCCTTCCAAAAATTCCACCAACTGTGGCAGTACTGCCATGTAGCCACGTGTTTCATGGCCTCTGTTTGGAACGCGTCACTCCTCAAAACCAAGCTGAAGATCCTCCCTGTCTTCCGTGTGCTGTTGGCGACACTTGA